In one Deltaproteobacteria bacterium genomic region, the following are encoded:
- a CDS encoding DUF2145 domain-containing protein: protein MKQRRVVIQVLASLLVTVVFITPTFAGQFCTEQPPPPAALHKGLTLAFKTRAALEESGAQVAVLGRIGADLSAYRLRYSHAGFAWRDHPQGRWLVVHELNQCATAQSRLFDEGLGNFFLDSPLAYEALLVIPSPTVQQKLVAVLASGVPDQLHEPDYSMIAYPWETRYQNSNQWLLETLAAALASDGEISTRTHAQHWLKRHAFTPTRIHLPPLTRLGARLLSANVQFDDHPLSDRLAGTYQVVTVEAVVDYLLQLDPQARQQVVGLEQ, encoded by the coding sequence ATGAAACAGCGACGAGTCGTTATCCAGGTGCTGGCTAGTCTGCTTGTTACAGTTGTGTTCATCACTCCCACCTTTGCTGGTCAATTTTGCACTGAGCAGCCACCGCCTCCCGCAGCCTTGCATAAGGGATTAACCTTGGCCTTCAAAACTCGTGCAGCGCTAGAGGAGTCGGGGGCTCAGGTGGCGGTGCTTGGTCGGATCGGTGCCGATCTGTCTGCCTATCGTTTGCGCTATTCGCATGCCGGATTTGCCTGGCGCGATCATCCTCAGGGACGTTGGCTGGTGGTCCATGAGCTCAACCAGTGCGCGACCGCGCAGTCTCGGCTCTTTGACGAAGGACTGGGCAATTTTTTTCTTGACAGTCCACTTGCCTACGAAGCACTACTGGTGATTCCCTCACCAACTGTTCAGCAAAAGCTCGTCGCAGTGCTTGCGAGTGGCGTGCCCGATCAGTTACACGAGCCTGACTACAGCATGATCGCGTATCCGTGGGAAACACGTTACCAGAACTCCAACCAATGGCTATTGGAAACACTGGCTGCCGCGCTGGCCTCTGACGGTGAGATCAGCACCCGTACCCACGCTCAACACTGGCTGAAGCGGCACGCTTTTACTCCTACGCGTATTCATCTGCCGCCGCTCACGCGTTTAGGCGCACGATTGTTAAGCGCCAACGTGCAGTTTGATGATCATCCCCTCAGCGATCGCCTCGCCGGAACCTATCAGGTTGTGACGGTTGAAGCGGTGGTCGATTACCTGTTGCAACTCGACCCGCAGGCAAGGCAGCAGGTGGTCGGTCTTGAGCAATGA
- a CDS encoding MFS transporter, producing MKNENQFSLLRQRRFAPFFWTQFLGAFNDNVYKNALVILFAFQGAALTSIDSDTLINLSAGLFILPFFLFSATCGQIADKYEKSRLIQYTVALEIALMALGAVGFYFQNLSLLLISLFLGGVQSTLFGPVKYSILPQHLRSEELTGGNGLVEMGTFVAILLGTILGGILVSVQPWGTMLVSLTTIGVACSGWLISRQIPHSPAPDPTLKINWNVWGETVNMLKLTRTDRTVFLSILGISWFWCYGSLFLSQFPNYSKEVIGGNEQLVTLFLTCFSFGVGIGSLLCERLSGHKVEMGPVPFGALGLTWFGIDLFFATPALKAESVIGVTTFLQTFTGWRIAADLFFLGLFGGFFIVPLYALIQFRSDETYRSRIIAGNNIINSLFMVLSAILAVVLLKAGLSIPQLLLASALFNAVVALYIFTLVPDFFVRFSLWLLTHTIYRIRIVGRDNVPLRGPALLVCNHMSFVDGLLVGGCVQRFMRFLVYKPIYERKAIHWFMRLMNAIPVESGNRKVVLASLERAREQLRQGHVVCIFAEGAISRTGNLLPFKRGFEKIMQGLDNVPIIPVHLDRLWGSVFSFENGHFFWKWPKRFPYPVTVSFGTPLPSTATAAQVRQTIAELGSAAVDHRRTKNDLLHLRFIEAAKRRWFSFCMADSTGRKLSYGKTLIGSLFLARWLQRQRPQEQNIGLILPASVGGALANIATSLAGKVPVNLNFTIGREAMELAIEQSNLRTILTSRTFLSKAKLDERDGMVFIEDLLKGMSSTERVWTAIVAFLTPTRLLQRWWNRPQQEPNSLATIIFSSGSTGTPKGVMLSHHNILSNVESMQQIFTTTAQDCVMGSLPFFHSFGFTGTLWLPLVAGWRVVYHPNPLDAKTLGEMVQQYQATVLISTPTFYAAYLRKCTTEEFASLRYAIAGAEKLRPALAQAFREKYGIDLLEGYGCTEMSPAIAVNVPDIKEGHHNQIGLKSGSVGHPIPGVVAKVVDQETGDVLPVGQEGLLLVKGPNRMLGYLGQPEKTREVIRDGWYVTGDIAKLDEDGFIHLTDRLSRFSKIGGEMVPHLRIEEAIHQILGEASCVVTAIPDEQKGERLIVLYTHTEYTPDVLWTHLNQTDLPKLWVPKREHLFAVEAIPVLGTGKVDLRAVRVTALSLAASETVWQR from the coding sequence ATGAAGAACGAGAACCAATTTTCTTTGCTGCGACAGCGACGGTTTGCACCATTTTTCTGGACTCAGTTCCTGGGTGCGTTCAATGACAACGTCTACAAAAATGCGCTGGTGATTTTGTTCGCCTTTCAGGGCGCTGCATTGACCTCGATCGATTCTGATACGCTGATCAACCTGAGTGCAGGTTTGTTCATTCTGCCCTTTTTCTTGTTCTCAGCCACCTGCGGGCAAATCGCCGACAAGTACGAAAAATCCCGTCTGATCCAATACACTGTCGCATTAGAAATCGCCTTGATGGCGCTGGGTGCCGTTGGGTTCTACTTCCAGAACCTTTCGCTGCTGCTCATCTCGCTGTTTCTCGGGGGCGTGCAGTCGACGCTCTTTGGTCCAGTGAAGTACTCTATCCTTCCCCAGCATCTCCGCTCTGAGGAACTCACTGGCGGTAATGGTCTGGTCGAAATGGGCACGTTCGTGGCGATTCTGCTTGGCACCATCCTCGGAGGCATTCTTGTGAGTGTCCAACCGTGGGGAACGATGCTGGTGTCGTTGACGACGATCGGTGTGGCGTGCAGCGGCTGGCTCATAAGCCGTCAGATTCCCCATTCCCCCGCCCCTGATCCAACCCTGAAGATCAATTGGAACGTCTGGGGCGAAACGGTGAACATGCTCAAGCTCACGCGTACAGATCGGACGGTCTTCCTCTCGATCTTGGGCATTTCGTGGTTTTGGTGTTATGGATCGCTCTTTTTGTCGCAGTTCCCCAATTACAGCAAAGAAGTCATCGGTGGCAACGAACAACTGGTGACTCTGTTCTTAACCTGTTTCTCCTTTGGCGTGGGAATCGGCTCACTGCTCTGCGAACGCCTCTCAGGTCATAAAGTGGAAATGGGGCCCGTACCGTTTGGCGCGTTGGGGCTGACCTGGTTCGGCATCGACCTCTTCTTTGCAACTCCTGCTCTCAAAGCTGAGAGCGTTATCGGTGTTACCACTTTCTTACAGACCTTCACAGGCTGGCGCATTGCCGCAGACTTGTTCTTCCTAGGTCTCTTCGGCGGCTTCTTCATCGTTCCCTTGTACGCGCTCATCCAGTTCCGTAGCGATGAGACCTATCGCTCGCGCATTATCGCTGGGAATAATATTATTAACTCTCTCTTCATGGTACTCTCGGCTATCCTCGCAGTTGTCCTGCTTAAGGCCGGGCTCAGCATTCCCCAGCTCCTTCTCGCCTCAGCCCTCTTCAATGCTGTCGTTGCACTCTACATCTTCACCCTCGTTCCTGACTTCTTTGTTCGCTTTAGTCTCTGGCTCTTAACCCACACCATCTATCGCATTCGCATTGTTGGGAGAGACAACGTCCCACTACGTGGTCCGGCGCTGCTCGTCTGTAATCACATGTCGTTCGTGGACGGTTTGTTGGTCGGTGGCTGTGTCCAGCGCTTCATGCGTTTTCTTGTGTACAAACCCATTTATGAACGAAAGGCAATCCACTGGTTCATGCGGCTGATGAACGCGATTCCGGTAGAAAGCGGAAACCGCAAAGTCGTATTGGCCTCGCTCGAACGTGCGCGCGAACAACTCCGTCAGGGTCACGTGGTGTGCATCTTTGCCGAAGGTGCGATCAGTCGCACCGGCAATCTCCTTCCTTTCAAGCGTGGGTTTGAGAAAATCATGCAAGGACTCGACAATGTCCCGATCATTCCCGTGCATCTCGACCGTCTGTGGGGAAGCGTCTTCAGCTTCGAGAATGGTCATTTCTTCTGGAAATGGCCAAAACGATTTCCCTACCCGGTCACTGTCTCCTTCGGCACCCCCTTACCCTCGACTGCCACAGCGGCGCAGGTCCGGCAGACCATCGCAGAACTGGGCAGCGCAGCGGTCGACCATCGCCGCACAAAGAACGACTTGTTACATCTGCGGTTCATTGAGGCCGCCAAGCGCCGTTGGTTTTCTTTCTGTATGGCAGACTCGACTGGTCGGAAGTTATCTTATGGTAAGACACTGATCGGCAGTCTGTTCTTAGCGCGGTGGCTGCAGCGCCAGAGACCACAGGAGCAGAACATCGGGCTTATTCTTCCTGCTTCAGTTGGCGGTGCACTTGCCAACATTGCGACATCACTCGCGGGCAAGGTACCGGTCAACCTCAACTTCACCATCGGTCGTGAAGCGATGGAGCTGGCAATCGAACAGAGCAATCTGCGTACGATTCTCACCTCGCGAACGTTTCTGAGCAAAGCGAAGCTTGATGAGCGTGACGGCATGGTGTTTATCGAGGATCTCTTGAAAGGGATGTCTTCGACCGAGCGTGTGTGGACGGCAATCGTGGCATTTCTCACGCCGACACGGCTTCTGCAGCGCTGGTGGAATCGTCCACAACAAGAGCCGAATTCCCTCGCGACGATTATCTTTTCCAGTGGCAGCACCGGTACCCCGAAAGGCGTGATGTTGTCGCATCACAATATCCTCTCCAACGTTGAATCGATGCAACAAATTTTCACCACCACTGCACAAGATTGCGTGATGGGATCGCTGCCATTTTTCCACTCTTTTGGTTTCACCGGGACCCTGTGGCTGCCACTCGTCGCAGGTTGGCGAGTTGTCTATCATCCCAATCCGCTTGACGCCAAAACACTTGGTGAGATGGTGCAGCAATATCAAGCGACGGTCTTGATTAGCACCCCAACCTTTTACGCTGCGTATCTACGCAAGTGTACAACTGAAGAATTCGCGTCGTTGCGCTATGCGATCGCTGGAGCTGAGAAGCTGCGCCCGGCACTGGCGCAAGCCTTCCGCGAAAAGTATGGCATCGACCTGCTCGAAGGCTATGGTTGCACCGAAATGTCACCGGCGATTGCCGTCAATGTCCCTGATATTAAAGAGGGACATCACAACCAGATTGGCCTCAAATCAGGCAGTGTTGGTCACCCGATTCCTGGAGTCGTAGCGAAAGTGGTCGATCAGGAAACCGGCGACGTGCTTCCCGTCGGTCAGGAAGGGCTGCTCCTCGTCAAAGGTCCTAACCGCATGCTCGGTTACCTTGGCCAGCCGGAGAAGACACGCGAGGTGATTCGCGATGGATGGTATGTCACTGGCGACATCGCCAAACTTGATGAGGACGGCTTTATTCACCTCACGGATCGTCTCTCACGCTTCAGTAAAATTGGCGGTGAGATGGTACCACATCTTCGTATTGAAGAAGCCATTCATCAAATCCTTGGTGAGGCTTCCTGCGTTGTCACCGCAATTCCTGACGAGCAGAAAGGAGAACGGCTCATCGTTCTGTACACCCACACTGAGTACACCCCTGACGTGTTGTGGACACACTTGAACCAAACCGACCTACCCAAGCTGTGGGTACCGAAGCGCGAGCATCTCTTCGCGGTCGAAGCGATCCCAGTGCTTGGCACCGGCAAAGTCGATCTTCGTGCCGTGCGGGTTACCGCACTCTCGTTGGCGGCTTCAGAAACTGTCTGGCAGCGTTAA
- a CDS encoding phage shock protein A, with product MANLFVRIHEIITANINEMIDRVEDPERMIKQMIREMEESIARAKEGVIDAIASEKQLQKDLELRRRQSTEWMKKAEDALHANREDLARAALMRKKEYDSIIQALEPAWESARATSEHLKKQLQALEAKLDEAKRKRTMLIARQRAAQAQEYMGSTMSHFKAGLAAHETFTRMEGRVSEMEARAEAMNEVNNHSSQLEKEVSAMEIELEVENELAELKKKVDGEQMS from the coding sequence ATGGCTAACCTCTTCGTACGTATTCATGAGATCATCACCGCCAACATCAACGAAATGATCGACCGCGTTGAAGATCCAGAACGGATGATCAAACAGATGATCCGCGAAATGGAAGAAAGCATCGCGCGCGCCAAAGAGGGTGTTATCGACGCCATCGCCAGTGAGAAACAATTGCAGAAGGATCTCGAACTGCGACGACGTCAATCGACCGAGTGGATGAAGAAGGCAGAGGACGCGCTACACGCCAACAGAGAGGACCTCGCGCGCGCAGCATTGATGCGAAAGAAGGAATACGACAGCATCATTCAGGCATTAGAGCCAGCATGGGAATCGGCGCGAGCGACCAGTGAACACCTAAAAAAGCAATTGCAAGCACTCGAAGCAAAACTCGACGAAGCCAAACGCAAACGGACCATGTTGATTGCCCGGCAGCGTGCAGCCCAGGCGCAGGAATACATGGGCAGTACGATGTCACATTTCAAAGCTGGACTCGCCGCCCACGAGACGTTCACACGCATGGAGGGTCGCGTGTCAGAGATGGAAGCACGGGCCGAGGCCATGAATGAGGTCAACAACCATTCCTCGCAGCTCGAAAAAGAAGTGTCAGCCATGGAGATAGAGTTGGAAGTCGAAAACGAACTCGCCGAGCTGAAGAAGAAGGTTGATGGGGAGCAGATGTCGTAG
- a CDS encoding methyl-accepting chemotaxis protein, producing MLGYRPEEMVNQPFLAFTHPEDQEATIEATKNLSQGKDETNFENRYRCKDGSYRWLAWRSKSVPGQQRLYAIGTDVTERKLMEENLQKQFDEVTSGVQVLATAVNQIVDTMAQLLVATSETATTVAQTATTIEEVKQTAYVSSQKAQEICENAKQAVHVAQAGEQVVEQARAGLTRARSDPFDCR from the coding sequence ATGCTGGGATACCGGCCAGAAGAGATGGTGAATCAGCCATTTCTTGCCTTTACCCACCCAGAGGACCAAGAAGCAACAATTGAAGCAACGAAAAATTTGTCTCAGGGGAAGGACGAGACCAATTTTGAAAATCGCTACCGTTGTAAAGACGGATCCTATCGCTGGTTAGCGTGGCGTTCGAAATCAGTCCCTGGACAGCAGCGACTGTATGCGATCGGTACGGACGTGACAGAACGCAAGCTCATGGAGGAAAATCTTCAGAAACAGTTCGATGAAGTGACCTCCGGGGTGCAGGTGCTTGCGACAGCTGTGAATCAAATTGTCGATACCATGGCACAATTGTTAGTTGCCACGTCAGAGACGGCGACTACCGTTGCTCAGACAGCAACGACGATTGAGGAAGTGAAACAAACCGCATACGTATCAAGCCAGAAGGCGCAAGAGATTTGTGAGAATGCCAAACAGGCAGTCCACGTTGCCCAAGCCGGTGAGCAAGTGGTGGAACAGGCTCGTGCGGGGCTCACGCGCGCGCGATCAGATCCGTTCGATTGCCGATAG